From a single Pseudomonas cremoricolorata genomic region:
- a CDS encoding ABC transporter permease: MNPHLSPHADPMSLLFGLWRNRSLIWQMTKREVIGRYRGSVMGLAWSFFNPILMLAVYTFVFSEIFQSRWVGVDTGKGGFAILLFVGMIVHGLFAECANRAPTLVLHNGNYVKKVVFPLEILPVITLGSALFHSCISLLVLLMAQFLVVGTLGWSALLFPLILLPLILATLGISWFLASLGVYLRDVGHVITVLTTVLLFLSPVLYPVAALPEVYQPWLKLNPLTYIIEESRRVLLFGHLPDWGSLAIAIAVGLLIAAAGYWFFQKTRKGFADVI; encoded by the coding sequence GTGAATCCTCACCTCAGCCCCCATGCCGACCCCATGAGCTTGCTGTTTGGCCTGTGGAGGAACAGGTCGCTGATCTGGCAGATGACCAAACGTGAAGTGATCGGCCGCTATCGCGGCTCGGTCATGGGTCTGGCGTGGTCATTCTTCAACCCGATCCTGATGCTGGCCGTCTATACATTCGTGTTTTCCGAAATTTTCCAATCGCGTTGGGTGGGCGTCGACACTGGTAAAGGCGGTTTCGCGATTCTGTTGTTTGTCGGCATGATCGTTCATGGCCTGTTCGCCGAGTGTGCCAATCGCGCCCCAACCCTAGTGCTGCATAACGGTAACTACGTCAAGAAGGTGGTCTTTCCGCTGGAAATCCTACCGGTGATCACACTGGGCTCGGCCTTGTTCCATAGCTGCATCAGCCTGCTGGTGTTACTCATGGCGCAGTTTCTGGTGGTCGGCACGCTTGGCTGGAGTGCATTGCTCTTCCCGCTGATTCTGCTGCCGTTGATCCTCGCGACCCTTGGAATCAGCTGGTTTCTTGCCTCGTTGGGCGTCTACCTGCGGGATGTGGGGCACGTGATCACGGTGCTGACCACCGTCCTGCTGTTCCTCTCGCCGGTGCTGTATCCAGTCGCCGCGCTGCCAGAGGTCTATCAGCCATGGCTCAAGCTCAACCCGCTGACTTACATCATCGAGGAGAGCCGCAGGGTACTGCTGTTCGGACACCTGCCTGACTGGGGTAGCCTGGCCATTGCGATCGCCGTGGGCCTCCTCATCGCCGCCGCGGGGTACTGGTTTTTCCAAAAGACACGCAAAGGATTCGCTGATGTCATCTGA